The window ATGGTGCGATCGGAGGTTTTGGGTCGCTTCTACCAAGACTTGACCAACCCGGACTACACCAGCGCTTGGGCGGTCTACCACCGACGCTTCAGCACTAACACGATGCCCCGCTGGCCCCTGGCGCAACCGATGCGGATGCTGGGCCACAACGGCGAAATCAATACTCTGCTGGGCAACCTGAATTGGATGTTGGCCAAACAGGCGGATTTGGCCCATGAAAATTGGACAACCGAGGAGCTGAACGCCCTCAAGCCGATCGTCAGCTACGAAAACAGCGACTCAGCCAACTTGGATAATTCCTTGGAACTGTTGGTGCGATCGGGCCGCAGCATTCTGGAAGCCGTCACCCTGCTGGTTCCGGAAGCCTACGAAAATCAGCCGGATTTGGCCGACTACCCGGAAATCGTCGATTACTACAACTACTATCGCGGGGTGCAAGAACCCTGGGATGGCCCGGCACTGCTGGTGTTTGGCGATGGCAAGATCGTCGGCGCAACGCTCGATCGCAACGGTCTGCGCCCCGCCCGCTACTGCATCACCCGCGATGACTACATCATCGTTGGCTCGGAAGCCGGTGTGGTGGACATCCCGATCGAGAACATCCTCGAAAAGGGTCGTCTCGGCCCCGGCCAGGCGATCGCCGTGGATCTGGAAGCCGGTGAAGTCCTGAAAAATTGGGATCTGAAGCTGAAGGTGGCTCGCCAGCATCCCTACGGCGACTGGGTGCGCGACCATCAACAACAGTTGACCGCCCAACCCTTCGCCACCGATAAAACCCTGGATGAGGGTCGCCTGCTGCAACACCAAACGGCCTTTGGCTACACCGCCGAGGATATTGATTTGGTGATTGTGGACATGGCGGCCAACGGCAAGGAGCCGACCTACTGCATGGGCGATGACATCCCCTTGGCAGTGCTCTCGACTCGCCCCCACCTGCTTTATGACTACTTCAAGCAGCGGTTTGCTCAGGTGACGAACCCACCGATCGACCCCCTGCGCGAAAAGCTGGTAATGTCGCTGGAAATGCACCTGGGACGGCGCGGCAACCTGCTGAATCCCATTCCGGAAGCGGCCCGCCTGCTGAAGATTAGCTCGCCCGTGCTGAATGAAACGGAACTGGGCAAGCTGTCCGAGTCCGGAATGCAAGTGGTCACCCTTTCAACGCTCTACAGCACGGCCGATGGCCCGGCGGGTCTGCGGGCAGCGATTACAGCCCTGCAAGAACGGGCCGTGGCGGCGGTGCAAGGCGGGGCAGAAATCCTGATCCTGAGCGATCGCACCGATGGCCTGTCGCCGGACACCACCTACATTCCGCCGCTGGTGGCGATCGGCTCGGTGCACCACCACTTGATCCGCCAAGGAATGCGGATGCAGGTGTCGATCGTGGCGGACACGGCCCAATGTTGGAGCACGCATCACTTTGCCTGTGCGGTGGGCTTCGGGGCCAGCGCCGTTTGCCCCTACCTGGCCCTGGAAAGCATCCGCCATTGGTGGAACAGCGATCGCACCCAAAACCTGATGGGCAGCGGTAAGTTGCCGGCCTGCTCGATCGAGCAGGCCCAGGCCAACTACCGGGCCGCCGTGGAAGCCGGGTTGCTGAAGATCCTCTCGAAGATGGGGATTTCGCTGCTGGCTAGCTACCATGGGGCACAAATTTTCGAGGCGATCGGGATTGGCCGCGAGCTGATCGACCTGGCCTTTGTGGGCACGCCGTCCCGCGTTGGTGGCTTGGGCGTGGCGGAACTGGCCCAGGAGGTGATGACCTTCCATGCGACCGCCTTCCCCGAACTGACGGCCAAGAAGCTGGAAAACATGGGCTTCGTCCAGTACCGCAAGGGTGGCGAATACCACATGAATTCGCCGGAAATGGCCAAGGCCCTACACAAGGCCGTGGATGCCTTCAAGGCCCAAACGCCCGAGGGTGAATGGATGCCCGGCGCGCAAGCCCTCAGCACCGAAGCCTACGACCACTACAGCGTCTACAAGCGCTATTTGCAGCAGCGCACGCCCACGGCCCTGCGGGACTTGCTGGACTTCGACACCAGCCGCAGCCCGATTTCCGTGGACGAAGTGGAGTCGATCGAATCGATTCTGAAGCGGTTCTGCACGGGCGGTATGTCTCTCGGGGCGTTGTCGCCGGAAGCCCACGAGGTGTTGGCGATCGCCATGAACCGGATTGGTGGCAAGTCCAACTCCGGCGAAGGCGGCGAAGATCCGCGCCGCTACACCACCCTGAATGATGTGGACGAAAACGGCTTGTCGGCCACCTTCCCGCACCTAAAGGGCCTGCGGAACGGCGACACGGCCAGCTCCGCGATTAAGCAGGTGGCTTCGGGGCGCTTTGGCGTGACCCCGGAATACCTGATGAGCGCCGAGCAAATCGAAATCAAGGTGGCCCAAGGGGCGAAACCCGGTGAGGGCGGTCAGCTCCCCGGGAAGAAGGTCAGCCCTTACATTGCCATGCTGCGGCGATCGAAGCCCGGCGTAACCCTGATTTCGCCGCCGCCCCACCACGACATCTACTCGATCGAGGATTTGGCCCAACTGATCTTTGATCTGCACCAAATCAACCCGCGCGCCAAGGTGTCCGTGAAGCT of the Limnothrix sp. FACHB-406 genome contains:
- a CDS encoding glutamate synthase-related protein gives rise to the protein MSDRTSQAPVFSSNPLPVMPESGLRYLTEERDACGVGFIAQRQAQASHDLVEKALIALGCMEHRGGCSADRDSGDGAGVMTAIPWTLIEQWAATEGKTIDRDRTAVGMLFLPLDADKLATTKAAIDTTIAEVGLTLLGWRVVPTRPEVLGIQARENLPTIEQVIIESTLTGDALERQLYQLRRRLGNAVVKALGEDDTKVTSQSVGFYACSLSNHTIIYKGMVRSEVLGRFYQDLTNPDYTSAWAVYHRRFSTNTMPRWPLAQPMRMLGHNGEINTLLGNLNWMLAKQADLAHENWTTEELNALKPIVSYENSDSANLDNSLELLVRSGRSILEAVTLLVPEAYENQPDLADYPEIVDYYNYYRGVQEPWDGPALLVFGDGKIVGATLDRNGLRPARYCITRDDYIIVGSEAGVVDIPIENILEKGRLGPGQAIAVDLEAGEVLKNWDLKLKVARQHPYGDWVRDHQQQLTAQPFATDKTLDEGRLLQHQTAFGYTAEDIDLVIVDMAANGKEPTYCMGDDIPLAVLSTRPHLLYDYFKQRFAQVTNPPIDPLREKLVMSLEMHLGRRGNLLNPIPEAARLLKISSPVLNETELGKLSESGMQVVTLSTLYSTADGPAGLRAAITALQERAVAAVQGGAEILILSDRTDGLSPDTTYIPPLVAIGSVHHHLIRQGMRMQVSIVADTAQCWSTHHFACAVGFGASAVCPYLALESIRHWWNSDRTQNLMGSGKLPACSIEQAQANYRAAVEAGLLKILSKMGISLLASYHGAQIFEAIGIGRELIDLAFVGTPSRVGGLGVAELAQEVMTFHATAFPELTAKKLENMGFVQYRKGGEYHMNSPEMAKALHKAVDAFKAQTPEGEWMPGAQALSTEAYDHYSVYKRYLQQRTPTALRDLLDFDTSRSPISVDEVESIESILKRFCTGGMSLGALSPEAHEVLAIAMNRIGGKSNSGEGGEDPRRYTTLNDVDENGLSATFPHLKGLRNGDTASSAIKQVASGRFGVTPEYLMSAEQIEIKVAQGAKPGEGGQLPGKKVSPYIAMLRRSKPGVTLISPPPHHDIYSIEDLAQLIFDLHQINPRAKVSVKLVAEVGIGTVAAGVAKANADVIQISGHDGGTGASPLSSIKHAGSPWELGLAEVHKSLMENGLRDRVVLRVDGGFKTGWDVLMAALMGGEEFGFGTIAMIAEGCIMARVCHMNTCPVGVTSQQENLRKRFPGIPDHVVNFFYFVAQEVRLLLARLGFRRLDEVIGRADLLKRREDASLTKTQAIDLSILTNLPDSRSDRAWLNHSPRPHSNDVVLDNAILGDEDIQRAIRHQGTVQKTIKIINTDRSVGTRVSGNIAKRYGDKGFEGHLHLTFVGSAGQSFGAFNINGMTLELIGESNDYVGKGMNGGEIIVRPPAEATFAPEHNAIVGNTCLYGSTGGVLYASGRAGERFGVRNSKGQAVIEGAGDHCCEYMTGGTIVVLGSTGRNVGAGMTGGLAYCYDEDGSFPGKVNGEIVKIQRVCTPAGEEQLKTLIEAHAEKTGSPKAKAILADWANSLPKFWQVVPPSEANTPEANANPAEEKVAATV